The Pyrenophora tritici-repentis strain M4 chromosome 2, whole genome shotgun sequence genome window below encodes:
- a CDS encoding SpoVK, ATPase AAA+ class has product MSNADFLGRAIETVKKAIETDTAGEYEKAYQLYYSALELFMLALKWEKNQKSKDMIRGKVAEYMERAEKLKQHLNQNDASNRKKPAAMGSNGKSAGGSGKGGGDDDEGEQDADSKKLRGALAGAILSEKPNIRWEDVAGLEAAKEALKEAVILPIKFPHLFTGKRQPWKGILLYGPPGTGKSYLAKAVATEANSTFFSVSSSDLVSKWMGESERLVKQLFGMARENKPSIIFIDEIDALCGPRGEGESEASRRIKTELLVQMDGVGKDSKGVLILGATNIPWQLDSAIRRRFQRRVHISLPDTPARMRMFELAVGNTPCELTQADYKKLAELSEGYSGSDISIAVQDALMQPVRLIQTATHYKPVEVDGETKWTPCSPGDAQAHEKSWTDLDGDQLLEPPLKVKDFIKAIKASRPTVSGEDLKRSAEWTKEFGSEGA; this is encoded by the exons ATGAGTAACGCCGACTTCCTCGGCCGGGCTATCGAGACGGTCAAGAAAGCCATTGAAACGGACACAGCGGGCGAATATGAAAAGGCGTACCAGCTGTATTACAGCGCTC TGGAGCTTTTTATGCTCGCCTTGAAAT GGGAGAAGAACCAGAAGTCCAAGGATATGATTAGAGGCAAAGTCGCAGAATACATGGAGCGTGCAGAGAAGCTGAAGCAACACCTGAACCAAAACGACGCCTCGAATCGGAAGAAACCAGCAGCCATGGGCTCAAACGGCAAATCAGCAGGTGGCAGTGGCAAGGGCGGAGG CGATGACGACGAAGGCGAGCAAGACGCAGACTCAAAGAAACTTCGCGGTGCGCTCGCAGGTGCCATCTTGTCCGAGAAGCCCAATATTCGGTGGGAGGACGTGGCCGGTCTTGAAGCGGCAAAAGAAGCGCTTAAAGAGGCTGTCATTTTGCCCATCAAGTTCCCTCATCTGTTCACTGGCAAGCGACAGCCTTGGAAGGGCATATTGTTGTACGGACCACCAGGTACTGGTAAGAGTTATTTGGCAAAAGCTGTTGCGACCGAGGCAAATAGTACCTTCTTCAGCGTGTCAAGTTCCGACCTGGTGAGCAAGTGGATGGGTGAATCGGAACG GCTCGTTAAACAGCTCTTTGGAATGGCGCGCGAGAACAAACCCTCTATCATTTTCATCGACGAAATTGACGCGCTCTGCGGGCCCCGAGGCGAAGGCGAATCAGAGGCGTCCAGACGTATCAAGACCGAGCTGCTGGTACAAATGGACGGTGTAGGCAAAGATTCGAAAGGTGTGCTCATTCTTGGGGCGACAAATATCCCATGGCAACTTGACTCTGCTATTCGACGGCGATTTCAGCGACGAGTGCACATTAGCTTACCAGACACGCCGGCGCGCATGAGAATGTTCGAGCTCGCTGTTGGAAACACACCATGCGAACTCACCCAGGCAGACTACAAGAAACTCGCAGAGCTAAGTGAGGGCTACTCAGGCTCTGATATATCCATCGCAGTACAGGATGCGCTCATGCAGCCGGTGCGACTGATTCAGACGGCGACACACTACAAACCGGTCGAGGTTGACGGAGAGACCAAATGGACACCTTGTTCACCAGGAGATGCGCAGGCGCATGAAAAATCATGGACAGATCTAGATGGTGACCAACTCCTTGAACCACCGCTCAAGGTAAAGGACTTTATCAAGGCGATCAAGGCTTCAAGACCGACGGTTAGTGGCGAGGATCTGAAGCGTAGCGCAGAGTGGACAAAGGAGTTTGGTAGTGAGGGCGCGTAG